The Ciconia boyciana chromosome 15, ASM3463844v1, whole genome shotgun sequence genome has a segment encoding these proteins:
- the WSCD2 gene encoding sialate:O-sulfotransferase 2, whose protein sequence is MAKLLVKLQRYFRRKPVRFFTLLALYLAAGSLVFLHSGFAGEPTVTGSQRGPGAGEGPGLPYLGVMQLSRGFKAAVTMPEGGRRHGPWFKSTSKELAERAKAGDYGSTRSRALRGRSGREKEEDRARYIGCYVDNTRRRTLRGVSFFDYKKMTVFRCQDNCAERGYLYAGLEFGAECYCGHKIQASNASESECNMECKGERSNTCGGVNRLSIYRLELAQESARRYGSAIFRGCFRRPDNVSIALPVSQLMLNMSVDKCVDFCTEKEYPLSALAGTTCRCGFPTTLFTLHEREDEQLCAQKCAGEEFESCGTAEYLLIYQTQVQDNRCMDRRFLPTRAKQLVALASFPGAGNTWARHLIELATGFYTGSYYFDGSLYNKGFKGERDHWRSGRTICIKTHESGQKEIESFDSAILLIRNPYKALMAEFNRKYGGHIGFAAHAHWKGKEWPEFVANYAPWWATHTLDWLRYGKKVLVVHFEDLKRDLFVQLQRMVGLLGITACEDRLLCVEGQKDGNFKRSGLRKLEYDPYTPEMRKMISGYIKTVDTALKLRNLSGVPDDYYPR, encoded by the exons ATGGCCAAATTATTGGTAAAACTCCAGCGGTATTTTCGGCGAAAACCTGTGCGTTTCTTCACGCTGCTGGCTCTCTACCTGGCGGCCGGCAGCTTGGTTTTCCTGCACTCGGGCTTCGCCGGGGAGCCCACGGTGACGGGGAGCCAGCGCGGCCCTGGGGCcggcgaggggccggggctgccctaCCTGGGGGTGATGCAGCTGAGCCGCGGCTTCAAGGCGGCAGTGACGATGCCGGAGGGGGGACGGCGGCACGGACCCTGGTTCAAAAGCACCTCCAAGGAACTGGCGGAGAGGGCCAAAGCCGGAGACTACGGCAGCACCCGGAGCCGGGCGCTGAGGGGCAGGAGCGGCCGcgagaaggaggaggacagag CAAGATACATCGGCTGCTACGTGGACAACACTCGCCGGCGAACGCTGCGTGGTGTGTCCTTCTTTGACTACAAGAAGATGACAGTCTTCCGTTGCCAGGACAACTGTGCCGAACG gggcTACCTCTACGCAGGGCTGGAATTCGGCGCCGAGTGCTACTGCGGGCACAAGATCCAGGCCTCAAATGCCAGCGAGTCCGAGTGCAACATGGAGTGCAAGGGGGAGAGGAGCAACACCTGCGGCGGGGTCAACCGGCTCTCCATCTACCGCCTGGAGCTGGCCCAGGAGTCCGCCAGGAGAT ATGGCAGTGCAATATTTCGGGGGTGCTTCCGCCGGCCGGACAATGTCTCCATCGCCCTGCCTGTCAGCCAGCTCATGCTGAACATGTCGGTGGACAAGTGTGTGGACTTCTGCACCGAGAAG GAGTACCCGCTGTCGGCCCTGGCCGGGACCACCTGCCGCTGCGGCTTCCCCACCACTCTCTTCACCCTGCACGAGCGCGAGGACGAGCAGCTCTGTGCCCAGAAATGTGCCGGTGAGGAGTTCGAGAGCTGCGGCACCGCCGAATACCTCCTCATCTACCAGACCCAAGTGCAAG ACAACCGCTGCATGGACAGGAGGTTTCTCCCCACCCGTGCCAAGCAGCTGGTGGCCCTGGCCAGCTTCCCTGGCGCCGGCAACACCTGGGCACGCCACCTGATCGAGCTGGCCACCGGCTTCTACACCGGCAGCTACTACTTCGATGGGTCTCTCTACAACAAAG GGTTTAAGGGCGAGAGGGACCACTGGCGAAGCGGGAGGACAATTTGCATCAAAACACACGAGAGCGGCCAGAAGGAGATCGAATCCTTCGATTCGGCCATCCTGCTCATCCGAAACCCCTACAAGGCTCTGATGGCGGAGTTCAACCGCAAATACGGGGGGCACATCGGCTTCGCGGCTCACGCCCACTGGAAGGGCAAAG AGTGGCCGGAGTTCGTGGCTAACTATGCGCCATGGTGGGCCACCCACACCCTCGACTGGCTGCGCTATGGCAAGAAGGTGCTGGTGGTGCACTTCGAGGACCTGAAGCGGGACCTCTTTGTCCAGCTGCAGCGGATGGTGGGGCTGCTGGGCATCACCGCGTGCGAGGACAGGCTGCTCTGCGTCGAGGGACAGAAGGACGGCAACTTTAAGCGCTCAGGCTTGAGAAAATTGGAGTACGACCCTTACACGCCTGAGATGAGGAAGATGATCAGCGGCTACATCAAAACGGTGGACACGGCTCTGAAACTCCGAAACCTGTCAGGAGTCCCGGATGACTACTACCCAAGATGA